In one Paenibacillus sp. JQZ6Y-1 genomic region, the following are encoded:
- the addB gene encoding helicase-exonuclease AddAB subunit AddB: MPLTFMLGRSGSGKTTTIINRVIDQISADPTGPPLLIIVPEQASFQTEHALIRSPRLKGNMRASVYGFRRLAQLVLREVGGSAKTPLGDEGKKMLLYKLIQQHQPQLRLFGGAGDQFGFISQLSELYSEFKHYSLTADKLEEYVSQAATGISPLLTDKLHDLQHIYQQYESGLSGLYVDRDDTLNDLAEALPRSQALEGVQVWIDGFHSFTMQEYAVIAALLEKAVSVTVSLTLDTPYIHEQPSEMELFYQQGMAFRRLYQLAEALGHADEQAIENLSADITAVPIRFRNSPQLAQLEAGYRTRRAWSRSQTANHGKGELSVHCAPDRRTEIEGALREMVRLAREEGARWRDMAVFVRNLEDYEHLIAPLLDDYGIPYFLDKRRGILHHPLSELMRSALDIVLYNWRYEDVFRCIKTGLLVTLDEQISQTDLDRLENMVLASGIHGHRWTDGRPWQGMPSLSLEADEPEKEQQSERQHMLSQQMEIVRKRVAEPLSRFEKKVKKAKHATSLCIALYELLDDLNIADKLEQLSHRAAQQGDPLRAREHIQIYGNVMELLDQVVDIMQEDKLELEAFAGLLETGLSGLRLGVVPPALDQVLIGSLDRTRPLDIQYGFVLGVNDGIVPSVFADQGILNEAERLNLTEGGLELAPGITRRQLDERFIVYHALTVASERLWISYAMSDEEGRGLMPSEVITTVKGLFPGMREQNICLTAGIRQTPEEHLELVSTPQTTLPHLIGQLRDWKQGSDIPMLWWHALSWYDRQPSWQPQLQLLLKSLDYENKGLPLQEDTSRHLYGSTLRTSVSGMEQFVSCPFAHFASRGLKLRERQEYRLKAPDIGQLFHASLTTLAQDLQSAGRNWGDLTPEECVQAAEAAVDKHSPRLQGEILLSSKRYGYITRKLRDIVSRASVIIGEQSRRGQFEPRYLELAFGPNGNWPPLRFTLDNGYTMEIVGRIDRVDVAEGENNLLIRIIDYKSSSTDLKLHEVYYGLALQMLTYLDVLLTHAEEVMGKKADPAGALYFHVHNPLLQAGNRLSMEQSQQELLKKFKMKGLLMADRDVISKMDTTLEKGYSSILPVAIKADGGFYSSSAVASPEQWQELLRNVRHTAKEIGSNITNGTTDITPYRIEQEKACTFCAYKSVCQFDESIKGNNYNLLKKPNKNETWELLQNRQDGQKGARDHEQ, from the coding sequence ATGCCCCTTACATTTATGCTAGGTCGCTCTGGAAGCGGCAAAACAACAACGATCATCAACAGAGTCATTGATCAGATTAGCGCCGATCCAACTGGACCACCGCTGCTGATCATTGTACCGGAGCAAGCTTCTTTTCAAACCGAGCATGCTCTTATTCGCAGCCCGCGACTCAAGGGCAATATGCGTGCTAGCGTCTACGGATTCCGCCGTTTGGCACAGCTTGTGCTGCGAGAAGTCGGTGGCTCTGCCAAAACGCCGCTGGGCGATGAAGGCAAAAAGATGCTGCTCTACAAGCTGATTCAGCAGCATCAGCCGCAGCTGCGACTGTTTGGTGGTGCAGGTGATCAATTTGGCTTTATCAGTCAACTGAGCGAGCTGTATAGCGAGTTCAAGCATTATTCACTCACCGCAGACAAGCTAGAGGAATACGTCAGCCAAGCAGCAACAGGGATCTCGCCGCTGCTAACCGACAAGCTGCATGATTTGCAGCATATATATCAGCAATATGAATCAGGATTATCCGGCTTATATGTGGATCGTGATGATACGCTAAACGATTTGGCAGAGGCATTGCCACGTTCGCAAGCGCTAGAAGGCGTGCAAGTATGGATCGACGGCTTCCACAGCTTTACGATGCAAGAATATGCTGTAATTGCCGCATTGCTGGAAAAGGCGGTATCGGTCACTGTATCGCTGACGCTGGATACTCCCTATATTCACGAGCAGCCAAGCGAGATGGAACTGTTTTATCAGCAGGGAATGGCGTTTCGTCGTCTGTATCAGTTGGCGGAAGCCCTTGGTCATGCCGATGAGCAGGCGATAGAGAATCTGTCTGCCGATATTACGGCTGTACCAATTCGTTTTCGCAATAGCCCACAGCTGGCTCAGCTTGAAGCAGGCTACCGAACCCGGCGAGCATGGAGTCGCAGCCAAACTGCCAATCATGGTAAAGGTGAGCTGTCTGTTCATTGTGCGCCAGATCGTCGTACTGAGATTGAAGGTGCATTGCGCGAAATGGTGCGACTAGCACGCGAAGAAGGCGCACGCTGGCGCGATATGGCAGTATTCGTCCGTAATTTGGAAGACTATGAGCATCTGATTGCGCCGCTATTGGATGACTATGGTATTCCATATTTTCTCGATAAACGACGCGGCATACTGCATCATCCGTTATCGGAATTGATGCGTTCCGCTCTAGATATTGTGCTGTACAACTGGCGGTATGAGGATGTATTCCGCTGTATCAAGACAGGTTTGCTAGTTACTTTGGATGAACAAATCAGTCAGACCGATCTAGATCGATTGGAAAATATGGTGCTGGCATCAGGTATTCATGGTCATCGCTGGACTGACGGTCGTCCGTGGCAGGGGATGCCCAGTTTATCGCTGGAAGCCGATGAGCCGGAAAAAGAGCAGCAAAGCGAGCGTCAACACATGTTATCGCAGCAAATGGAAATTGTACGTAAGCGTGTTGCTGAGCCGCTATCTCGTTTTGAGAAAAAGGTCAAAAAAGCAAAGCATGCCACCTCACTTTGTATCGCGCTCTACGAATTGCTGGACGATCTCAATATTGCCGACAAGCTAGAGCAGCTCAGTCATCGGGCAGCCCAACAGGGCGATCCATTGCGCGCTCGCGAGCATATTCAGATTTACGGCAATGTGATGGAGTTGCTGGATCAAGTCGTGGATATTATGCAGGAGGATAAACTGGAGCTGGAAGCCTTCGCAGGCTTGCTGGAAACGGGCTTGTCGGGTCTGCGACTTGGCGTTGTTCCGCCTGCACTGGATCAGGTGCTGATCGGATCGCTAGATCGGACGCGTCCATTAGATATTCAATACGGCTTTGTGCTAGGCGTGAATGATGGCATTGTTCCATCTGTTTTTGCTGATCAGGGGATTTTGAATGAAGCGGAGCGCCTGAATCTGACGGAAGGTGGATTGGAGTTGGCGCCGGGCATTACGCGTCGTCAGCTGGATGAGCGCTTTATTGTCTATCATGCGTTGACCGTAGCGAGCGAGCGGCTGTGGATCAGCTATGCAATGAGTGACGAGGAGGGCAGAGGTTTGATGCCGTCCGAAGTGATTACAACCGTCAAAGGTTTATTTCCGGGGATGCGTGAGCAGAATATTTGCCTAACAGCAGGTATTCGTCAGACGCCGGAGGAGCATTTGGAATTGGTGAGCACACCGCAGACGACGTTGCCGCATCTGATTGGTCAATTACGCGATTGGAAGCAAGGCAGCGACATTCCAATGCTATGGTGGCATGCGCTATCGTGGTATGATCGACAGCCGAGCTGGCAACCACAATTGCAGTTGCTACTAAAATCGCTGGATTATGAAAATAAAGGACTTCCGCTTCAGGAAGACACTAGTCGTCATCTGTATGGCAGTACGCTGCGGACGAGTGTATCTGGTATGGAGCAATTTGTATCATGTCCGTTTGCCCATTTTGCTTCCCGTGGATTGAAGCTGCGTGAACGGCAGGAATACCGACTGAAAGCGCCGGATATTGGGCAGCTGTTCCATGCGTCCTTAACGACGCTGGCGCAGGATTTGCAAAGCGCTGGTCGCAACTGGGGCGATCTGACGCCAGAGGAATGTGTACAAGCGGCAGAAGCAGCAGTCGACAAGCATAGTCCGCGCTTACAGGGTGAGATTTTGCTCAGCTCGAAGCGGTACGGCTATATTACGCGAAAGCTGCGCGATATTGTGAGTCGCGCGTCGGTCATTATCGGCGAGCAGTCGCGGCGGGGGCAATTCGAGCCACGCTATCTGGAACTGGCTTTCGGTCCGAATGGGAATTGGCCACCGCTACGCTTTACGCTGGATAATGGATACACGATGGAGATTGTTGGACGAATCGACCGTGTGGATGTGGCAGAAGGTGAGAATAATCTGCTCATTCGTATCATTGACTATAAATCGAGTTCTACCGATTTGAAGCTGCATGAAGTGTATTATGGATTGGCACTGCAAATGCTCACCTATCTAGACGTGCTGTTGACGCACGCTGAAGAGGTGATGGGCAAAAAGGCTGACCCAGCGGGCGCATTGTATTTTCATGTGCATAATCCGTTGCTGCAAGCAGGCAATCGACTCAGTATGGAGCAGTCACAGCAGGAATTGCTCAAAAAGTTCAAAATGAAAGGTCTGCTGATGGCAGACCGTGATGTGATCAGCAAAATGGATACGACGCTCGAAAAAGGGTATTCGTCCATTTTGCCAGTAGCGATCAAGGCAGACGGCGGCTTTTACAGCAGTTCGGCGGTTGCGTCACCGGAGCAGTGGCAGGAGCTGCTGCGCAATGTGCGTCATACTGCCAAAGAGATCGGCAGCAATATTACGAACGGTACGACAGATATTACGCCCTATCGAATTGAACAAGAGAAGGCGTGTACGTTTTGCGCCTACAAGTCGGTCTGTCAATTTGACGAAAGCATCAAAGGTAATAACTACAATTTACTGAAAAAGCCAAACAAAAACGAAACATGGGAATTGCTGCAAAACCGACAGGACGGGCAGAAAGGAGCGCGCGACCATGAGCAATGA
- a CDS encoding class I SAM-dependent rRNA methyltransferase — MANIILHQKRKKRLEQRHPWIFESEIASVEGEPQGGQVVHVLNHQRKFLASGYYNKASKITVRAISRQPLEEMDQAFFAKRFAWCLDHRKRFLPEENAYRLVYGEADFLPGLIVDRFGDVLVVQLLTLGMDQRRQQIVDALVEVMQPKGIYERSDVSVRKLEGLEEVKGLLYGECPRHVTVSENGLLIKVDIEEGQKTGYFFDQRENRASIAPLMLGWGERSGITMQQVEQEGQSITAPVNRKGKVVDFPYWDGATVLECFSHTGSFTLNACKYGAKKVTCLDISAHAIESAQENVRLNGFEERVEFVVADAFDYLRSNAKGLDERRDRAAGDSKQDTSVPMTAGGGRSWDVVILDPPAFAKTKSAVQGAVRGYKDINLHGMKLVNEGGYLVTASCSYHMKPELFLETIQDAARDAGKVLRLIDWKAAGKDHPQILGVTEGHYLKFAIFEVRSADF; from the coding sequence TTGGCAAATATTATTTTGCATCAAAAGCGTAAAAAACGGTTGGAGCAGAGGCATCCGTGGATTTTTGAAAGTGAAATTGCTAGTGTGGAAGGCGAGCCGCAGGGCGGACAAGTGGTGCATGTGCTGAATCACCAGCGTAAGTTTTTGGCATCTGGTTATTACAATAAGGCATCCAAAATTACAGTACGTGCTATTTCCAGACAGCCGCTGGAAGAGATGGATCAGGCATTTTTTGCGAAACGATTTGCTTGGTGCCTTGATCATCGAAAACGCTTTTTGCCAGAAGAAAATGCGTATCGTCTTGTATATGGCGAAGCCGATTTTCTGCCGGGTCTGATCGTAGATCGGTTTGGCGATGTGCTGGTGGTACAGCTGCTTACCCTCGGAATGGATCAACGTCGTCAGCAGATCGTGGATGCGCTGGTAGAGGTCATGCAACCGAAGGGCATTTATGAACGCAGTGATGTGTCCGTGCGTAAGCTGGAAGGATTGGAAGAGGTCAAAGGGCTGCTGTACGGCGAATGCCCGCGTCATGTGACCGTATCGGAAAATGGTCTGCTGATCAAAGTGGATATTGAAGAGGGACAGAAAACAGGCTATTTCTTCGATCAGCGTGAAAACCGCGCATCTATTGCACCGCTCATGCTGGGCTGGGGCGAACGCAGCGGTATTACGATGCAGCAGGTAGAGCAGGAGGGACAAAGCATCACCGCGCCTGTTAACCGCAAAGGCAAAGTCGTGGATTTCCCATACTGGGACGGTGCAACTGTACTGGAATGCTTTTCCCATACAGGCAGCTTTACTCTGAATGCGTGCAAATACGGCGCCAAAAAAGTAACCTGTCTTGATATTTCTGCCCATGCGATTGAAAGCGCACAGGAAAATGTACGCTTGAATGGATTTGAGGAGCGGGTCGAGTTTGTCGTAGCTGATGCGTTTGACTATCTGCGCAGCAATGCCAAAGGTCTGGACGAGCGCCGCGACCGCGCTGCGGGCGACAGCAAACAAGATACCTCTGTGCCCATGACAGCAGGCGGTGGACGCAGCTGGGATGTGGTCATCCTTGATCCACCAGCATTCGCCAAAACGAAAAGCGCTGTTCAAGGCGCTGTACGTGGCTACAAAGACATTAACCTGCATGGTATGAAGCTTGTAAATGAAGGCGGCTATCTTGTAACTGCCAGCTGCTCGTACCATATGAAACCGGAACTATTCCTCGAAACGATCCAAGACGCTGCCCGCGACGCTGGCAAAGTACTGCGCCTGATCGATTGGAAAGCCGCAGGTAAAGACCACCCGCAAATTCTGGGCGTTACCGAAGGGCACTACCTGAAATTCGCTATCTTTGAAGTGCGCAGCGCAGATTTTTAA